Proteins encoded by one window of Actinocorallia herbida:
- a CDS encoding citrate synthase 2 yields the protein MSEFKPGLEGVVAFETEIAEPDKEGGALRYRGVDIEGLVGKVPYGKVWGLLVDDSFDPGLAPAEPHLLPLRSGDVRVDVQAALPTLSQVYGMRPLLDISDEEARADLSRVSSLALSFAAQSARGPVLPAVPQRVVDAADGVAERFLVRWRGEPDPSHVRALDAYWVSAAEHGLNASTFTARVIASTGADAAAAVSGAVGAMSGPLHGGAPARVLPMIEEVERTGDARGVVTAIMDHGDRLMGFGHRVYRAEDPRARVLRRTARELGAPRFAAAKELEDAALAVLRERRPDRAIETNVEFWAAVILDFAEVPTAMMPAMFTCGRTAGWAAHILEQKRTGRLVRPSARYVGPGDRPIHAVAGLPGDAE from the coding sequence ATGAGTGAGTTCAAGCCAGGGCTGGAGGGCGTGGTCGCCTTCGAGACCGAGATCGCCGAGCCGGACAAGGAGGGCGGCGCCCTGCGTTACCGGGGCGTCGACATCGAAGGGCTCGTGGGGAAGGTCCCTTACGGCAAGGTCTGGGGCCTGCTCGTGGACGATTCCTTCGACCCGGGCCTGGCCCCGGCGGAGCCGCATCTGCTGCCGCTGCGGTCCGGGGACGTCCGGGTCGACGTCCAGGCCGCGCTGCCGACCCTGTCGCAGGTCTACGGGATGCGGCCCCTGCTGGACATCTCGGACGAGGAGGCCCGGGCGGACCTTTCCCGCGTGTCGTCCCTCGCCCTGTCCTTCGCCGCGCAGAGCGCCCGCGGTCCGGTCCTCCCGGCCGTCCCCCAGCGCGTCGTGGACGCCGCGGACGGGGTCGCCGAGAGGTTCCTGGTCCGCTGGCGGGGCGAGCCGGACCCGAGTCACGTCAGGGCCCTGGACGCCTACTGGGTCTCCGCCGCCGAGCACGGGCTGAACGCCTCGACCTTCACCGCCCGGGTGATCGCCTCCACCGGCGCGGACGCCGCGGCCGCCGTCTCCGGGGCGGTCGGCGCGATGTCCGGGCCGCTGCACGGCGGGGCGCCCGCCCGGGTGCTGCCGATGATCGAGGAGGTCGAGCGGACCGGCGACGCGCGCGGGGTCGTCACCGCGATCATGGACCACGGGGACCGCCTCATGGGGTTCGGCCACCGGGTCTACCGGGCCGAGGACCCCAGGGCCAGGGTCCTGCGCAGGACCGCCCGGGAACTGGGCGCGCCCCGCTTCGCGGCGGCCAAGGAGCTGGAGGACGCGGCCCTGGCCGTCCTGCGGGAGCGGCGGCCCGACCGGGCGATCGAGACCAACGTGGAGTTCTGGGCGGCGGTCATCCTGGACTTCGCCGAAGTCCCCACCGCGATGATGCCCGCGATGTTCACCTGCGGGCGGACCGCGGGGTGGGCGGCGCATATCCTCGAGCAGAAGCGAACGGGCCGCCTCGTCCGTCCCAGCGCGCGTTATGTCGGACCCGGCGACCGTCCGATCCATGCCGTGGCGGGCCTTCCGGGCGACGCGGAATAA
- a CDS encoding metal-dependent transcriptional regulator, translating into MSSHGLIDTTEMYLRTVFELEEEGIVPLRARIAERLSQSGPTVSQTVARMERDGLLRVEGDRHLVLTESGRELAVRVMRKHRLAECLLVNVIGLPWEDVHAEACRWEHVMSEQVEARLVALLDNPTACPHGNPIPGLEELGGRAAASAEPVTAMTTAATRDGQAAVIRRIGEQVQADHDQMLKLKQIGIQPGREVTLAVGDDDGVRVICDDSGDGPETELPRRIAEHVFVAKL; encoded by the coding sequence TTGAGCTCACACGGACTGATCGACACTACGGAGATGTATCTCCGCACGGTGTTCGAGCTTGAGGAAGAGGGCATCGTCCCGCTCCGGGCACGGATCGCCGAGCGGCTCTCACAGAGCGGCCCGACCGTGAGCCAGACGGTGGCCAGGATGGAACGCGACGGTCTGCTCCGCGTCGAGGGCGACCGGCACTTGGTGCTGACCGAATCCGGCCGTGAACTCGCCGTCCGGGTGATGCGCAAGCACCGTCTCGCCGAATGCCTGCTGGTGAACGTCATCGGCCTGCCCTGGGAGGACGTGCACGCCGAGGCCTGCCGGTGGGAGCACGTCATGTCCGAGCAGGTGGAGGCCAGGTTGGTCGCCCTGCTGGACAACCCGACGGCGTGCCCGCACGGCAATCCGATCCCCGGGCTGGAGGAGCTGGGCGGCCGCGCCGCGGCCTCCGCGGAGCCCGTGACGGCCATGACGACCGCCGCCACACGTGACGGACAGGCGGCCGTGATCCGGCGGATCGGTGAACAGGTCCAGGCGGATCACGATCAAATGCTTAAACTCAAGCAGATCGGGATACAACCCGGACGCGAGGTGACTCTCGCGGTAGGCGACGACGATGGTGTGCGAGTTATCTGTGACGACTCCGGGGACGGTCCTGAGACAGAGCTGCCACGGCGTATCGCCGAGCACGTGTTCGTCGCGAAGCTCTGA
- a CDS encoding ATP-binding SpoIIE family protein phosphatase, which translates to MSQWSAAEDGARAMAGAPGFDAELPPETVFSQMEMAVIVTDRFSNIISINAFAKKLFGFGGDEFIGQSVLSLGIAEEDHDQAMDLARHVLKGGVWEGTFCNLRDDGTPVYTRAQAVPLRHPSGSIDGVAIFAREALRSNQREQDRYGLLDRIGTRLAASLELDVTLRAVAGTLVPQFADHLFIDLVTGDKLVRRVAAHARDWTPPPGTWAEPGEQVDYPYDDHAAKAIRRRDAVLAESTGPDSAFGVTSMIAAPLVARGEVLGVMSLALSNLGRRPDPHYDEFDRTLVGAIASRVALSIDNALLFEEERQTALAFQRQLLPGERPPDLDGLKIAWRYEPAPPLESHGQGVQTQVGGDWYDVIPLSAGRVGIVIGDVEGRGARAAAVMGQLRAALRAFAQDDKSPADIMRKLDEWTRGMARPDTPRPPVVSCSYFVYDAWSRELTWANAGHHPPLLAVGDIVGDLDFSRSTGAMLGMRHAGLGGDAAFEEETVVLAPGSMLVLYTDGLTEGRPKADGSFFTGEESRGLVRAAVSRASRGDVEGVAHAVFSAVPGEIDDDVALVVIRTAPEELAVRERTFPAEPIMVSEARRLASDTFTAWGLGDDAAETACLLVSEIVTNVVLHATNVPAQKRALVGAPELSFDEDDWDLSGGLGRPEPVKPEFRLRLRRGARALWVEVFDPDLRLPRIRNAGETDEGGRGLYLVDQIAARWGSRPTPNGKAVWFELPLD; encoded by the coding sequence ATGAGCCAGTGGAGTGCCGCCGAGGACGGGGCGCGGGCCATGGCCGGAGCACCCGGCTTCGACGCGGAGCTGCCGCCGGAGACGGTCTTCAGCCAGATGGAGATGGCGGTCATCGTCACGGACCGCTTCAGCAACATCATCTCGATCAACGCCTTCGCCAAGAAGCTGTTCGGCTTCGGCGGCGACGAGTTCATCGGGCAGAGCGTGCTCTCGCTGGGCATCGCCGAGGAGGACCACGACCAGGCCATGGACCTGGCCAGGCATGTCCTCAAGGGCGGCGTCTGGGAGGGCACCTTCTGCAACCTGCGCGACGACGGCACGCCCGTGTACACGCGCGCCCAGGCCGTCCCGCTGCGCCATCCGTCGGGCTCGATCGACGGGGTGGCGATCTTCGCCCGCGAGGCGCTGCGCAGCAACCAGCGCGAACAGGACAGGTACGGCCTGCTCGACCGCATCGGCACCCGCCTCGCCGCGTCGCTGGAACTCGACGTGACGCTGCGCGCGGTCGCCGGCACCCTGGTCCCGCAGTTCGCCGACCACCTGTTCATCGACCTGGTGACCGGCGACAAGCTGGTGCGCAGGGTGGCCGCGCACGCGCGCGACTGGACGCCCCCGCCCGGCACCTGGGCCGAGCCCGGCGAGCAGGTCGACTACCCCTACGACGACCACGCGGCCAAGGCGATCCGGCGCAGGGACGCGGTCCTCGCCGAGTCCACGGGCCCGGACAGCGCCTTCGGCGTCACCTCGATGATCGCGGCGCCCCTGGTGGCGCGCGGCGAGGTGCTCGGCGTGATGAGCCTCGCCCTGTCGAACCTGGGCCGCCGTCCCGACCCGCACTACGACGAGTTCGACCGCACCCTCGTCGGCGCGATCGCGTCCCGGGTGGCGCTGTCGATCGACAACGCGCTGCTGTTCGAGGAGGAGCGCCAGACCGCGCTCGCCTTCCAGCGCCAGCTCCTGCCGGGCGAGCGACCCCCGGACCTCGACGGACTGAAGATCGCCTGGCGGTACGAGCCCGCCCCGCCGCTGGAGTCCCACGGCCAGGGCGTGCAGACCCAGGTCGGCGGCGACTGGTACGACGTGATCCCGCTCTCGGCCGGCCGGGTCGGCATCGTCATCGGCGACGTGGAGGGCCGCGGGGCCCGTGCCGCGGCCGTCATGGGGCAGCTGCGCGCCGCGCTGCGCGCCTTCGCCCAGGACGACAAGTCCCCGGCCGACATCATGCGCAAGCTGGACGAGTGGACGCGCGGCATGGCCCGTCCCGACACCCCGCGCCCACCGGTGGTGTCGTGCAGTTACTTCGTCTACGACGCCTGGTCACGCGAGCTGACCTGGGCCAACGCGGGCCACCACCCGCCCCTGCTGGCCGTCGGCGACATCGTCGGCGACCTCGACTTCAGCAGGTCGACCGGCGCGATGCTCGGCATGCGCCACGCGGGCCTCGGCGGCGACGCCGCCTTCGAGGAGGAGACCGTCGTCCTGGCGCCCGGCAGCATGCTGGTGCTCTACACCGACGGCCTCACCGAGGGACGGCCCAAGGCGGACGGCTCGTTCTTCACCGGCGAGGAGTCCCGCGGCCTCGTGCGGGCCGCGGTCTCCCGGGCGTCGCGCGGCGATGTCGAGGGCGTCGCGCACGCGGTGTTCTCCGCGGTGCCCGGCGAGATCGACGACGACGTGGCGCTGGTGGTCATCCGGACCGCGCCGGAGGAGCTCGCGGTGCGCGAGCGCACCTTCCCGGCAGAGCCGATCATGGTCTCCGAGGCGCGCAGGCTCGCGTCCGACACCTTCACCGCCTGGGGCCTGGGCGACGACGCCGCCGAGACCGCCTGCCTGCTGGTGTCGGAGATCGTCACCAACGTCGTCCTGCACGCCACCAACGTCCCCGCCCAGAAACGCGCCCTGGTCGGCGCTCCCGAACTCTCCTTCGACGAGGACGACTGGGACCTCAGCGGCGGTCTGGGCCGCCCCGAGCCGGTGAAGCCGGAGTTCCGCCTCCGCCTCCGCCGAGGCGCCCGCGCCCTCTGGGTCGAGGTCTTCGACCCCGACCTCCGCCTCCCCCGCATCCGCAACGCGGGCGAGACCGATGAGGGCGGCCGCGGCCTGTACCTGGTCGACCAGATCGCCGCCCGCTGGGGCTCGCGCCCCACACCCAACGGCAAGGCCGTCTGGTTCGAGCTGCCGCTCGACTGA
- a CDS encoding class I SAM-dependent methyltransferase yields MSTTAASAGTLSTFLVRLADFAEPSPHDDVLDVACGPSLMAHALEGRVGRITVAGIGPEPSGQGFPADPSALPFADGSFSLVTARFALHRLTDPAAALREMLRVCHPSGRIVLADLARTNLSSDHRDALERVRDPGFRSIPRIDGLLAMVEGAGARITGMDLLSVERPAAPWLEAAPSPAIAERLREVLLAEVDGGPKTGAKPRVIGGELWFTQTWAHLVARPAGA; encoded by the coding sequence GTGTCGACCACAGCCGCCTCAGCCGGGACCCTTTCCACGTTCCTCGTCCGGCTCGCCGACTTCGCCGAGCCGTCCCCGCACGACGACGTCCTCGACGTCGCGTGCGGACCGAGCCTGATGGCGCACGCGCTGGAGGGACGGGTCGGCCGGATCACCGTCGCGGGGATCGGGCCCGAACCGTCGGGACAGGGGTTTCCCGCCGATCCGTCCGCGCTGCCGTTCGCGGACGGGTCGTTCTCGCTCGTCACCGCCCGTTTCGCCCTGCACCGCCTGACCGACCCGGCCGCCGCCCTGCGCGAGATGCTGCGCGTCTGCCATCCGTCGGGCCGGATCGTGCTGGCCGACCTGGCCCGCACCAACCTGTCCAGCGACCACCGCGACGCCCTGGAACGCGTCCGCGACCCCGGATTCCGGAGCATCCCGCGCATAGACGGACTGCTGGCCATGGTCGAGGGGGCGGGCGCCCGGATCACCGGGATGGACCTGCTCAGCGTCGAGCGCCCGGCCGCCCCGTGGCTGGAGGCCGCGCCCAGCCCCGCGATCGCCGAACGGCTGCGCGAGGTGCTGCTCGCCGAGGTCGACGGCGGGCCGAAGACCGGGGCGAAGCCACGGGTCATCGGCGGCGAGCTGTGGTTCACCCAGACCTGGGCGCATCTCGTGGCCCGGCCCGCCGGGGCGTAG
- a CDS encoding MFS transporter, which produces MGGQTGEASRGGVWVVIGALMLGMLLGALDQTIVSTALPTIVSEFGGLNHLAWVVTAYLLASTASTPLWGKLGDQYGRKRLYISAIIIFLVGSVLCGAAWNMLSLIVFRAFQGLGGGGLIVLGMAIVGDVVPPRERGRYQGFFGGVFGVASVAGPLLGGFFVDNLTWRWVFYVNVPIGVVALVLVSVVLHGKKNGTRHRIDYAGTAAIAGAAVCLVLGTTWGGTEYPWNSPVIIGLFAAAVVLIVVWWSVERRAAEPVLPLHLFRNPVFSVGGFLAFVIGFALFGSVTYFAVYLQVVKGESPTMSGLSLLPQMAGVLVASITSGLLITRTGHYRPFPIIGTGLMTVALALCSRLSPETSVLEQSLYFATLGVGLGCVMQVLIIAVQNSSPYEDLGAATSGNTFLRSIGGSFGVAVFGTIFSNQLATNVAQALRGITLPPGVDPAQVQENSAVLRRLPAPQAEAILGAYSDSIQTVFLCAVPVAATAFIASWFLREVPLKTATREAGMGESMGAPSARSSRAELELCLARLLRRDPEARVLYAQLAARSGLDLPAGSIWALCRIAQAGSITGRELAGNADTTRSHGRHYVDELVAEGLVDREGEVLAITNTGRAYAERVWETRRRGLDDLLEGWDPDRHPELTELLDRMSKESLGTSGDLAELSRERSGLPR; this is translated from the coding sequence ATGGGCGGGCAGACGGGGGAGGCTTCGCGCGGCGGCGTGTGGGTGGTGATCGGCGCGCTGATGCTCGGCATGCTGCTCGGCGCGCTCGACCAGACCATCGTCTCCACCGCGCTGCCGACGATCGTCAGCGAGTTCGGCGGGCTGAACCACCTGGCCTGGGTCGTCACCGCCTACCTGCTGGCCAGCACCGCCTCGACGCCGCTGTGGGGCAAGCTCGGCGACCAGTACGGGCGCAAGCGGCTGTACATCTCCGCGATCATCATCTTCCTCGTCGGGTCGGTGCTGTGCGGCGCGGCCTGGAACATGCTGTCGCTCATCGTGTTCCGCGCCTTCCAGGGGCTCGGCGGCGGCGGCCTGATCGTGCTCGGCATGGCGATCGTCGGCGATGTCGTGCCGCCCCGCGAGCGCGGCAGGTACCAGGGCTTCTTCGGCGGCGTGTTCGGCGTGGCGAGCGTCGCGGGGCCGCTGCTCGGCGGCTTCTTCGTGGACAACCTGACGTGGCGGTGGGTGTTCTACGTCAACGTGCCGATCGGGGTCGTCGCCCTCGTGCTGGTGTCGGTGGTGCTGCACGGCAAGAAGAACGGGACCCGGCACCGGATCGACTACGCGGGCACCGCGGCGATCGCCGGCGCCGCGGTCTGCCTGGTGCTCGGCACGACGTGGGGCGGCACCGAGTACCCGTGGAACTCCCCGGTCATCATCGGGCTGTTCGCGGCGGCGGTCGTCCTGATCGTCGTCTGGTGGTCCGTGGAGAGGCGGGCCGCCGAGCCCGTGCTCCCGCTGCACCTCTTCCGCAACCCGGTCTTCTCCGTCGGGGGGTTCCTCGCGTTCGTCATCGGGTTCGCGCTGTTCGGCTCGGTCACCTACTTCGCGGTCTACCTCCAGGTCGTCAAGGGGGAGTCGCCGACGATGTCGGGGCTCAGCCTGCTGCCGCAGATGGCCGGCGTGCTGGTCGCGTCGATCACGTCGGGGCTGCTGATCACCCGCACGGGCCACTACCGGCCCTTCCCGATCATCGGGACGGGGCTGATGACCGTCGCGCTGGCGCTGTGCTCGCGGCTGTCGCCCGAGACGTCGGTGCTGGAGCAGAGCCTGTACTTCGCGACCCTCGGCGTCGGCCTCGGCTGCGTGATGCAGGTGCTCATCATCGCGGTGCAGAACTCGAGCCCGTACGAGGACCTGGGGGCGGCGACGTCCGGGAACACGTTCCTGCGCTCGATCGGCGGCTCGTTCGGCGTCGCGGTGTTCGGGACGATCTTCAGCAACCAGCTCGCGACCAACGTGGCCCAGGCGCTGCGCGGGATCACTCTCCCGCCCGGCGTCGATCCGGCGCAGGTCCAGGAGAACTCGGCGGTCCTGCGGCGGCTTCCGGCCCCGCAGGCCGAGGCGATCCTCGGCGCGTACTCGGACTCCATCCAGACGGTCTTCCTGTGCGCGGTGCCCGTCGCCGCGACCGCGTTCATCGCGAGCTGGTTCCTGCGCGAGGTGCCCCTGAAGACCGCCACCCGCGAGGCGGGCATGGGCGAGAGCATGGGCGCGCCCTCGGCCCGGTCGTCGCGCGCGGAACTCGAACTGTGCCTCGCCCGGTTGCTGCGCCGCGACCCCGAGGCCCGCGTCCTGTACGCCCAGCTCGCGGCGCGCAGCGGCCTCGACCTTCCGGCGGGCAGCATCTGGGCGCTCTGCCGGATCGCCCAGGCGGGCAGCATCACCGGCCGCGAGCTGGCCGGGAACGCCGACACCACGCGCTCCCACGGGCGGCACTACGTCGACGAGCTGGTCGCCGAGGGGCTGGTGGACCGCGAGGGCGAGGTCCTGGCGATCACGAACACCGGCCGCGCGTACGCCGAGCGGGTCTGGGAGACCCGCCGCCGCGGCCTCGACGACCTTCTGGAAGGGTGGGATCCCGACCGGCATCCCGAGCTCACCGAACTGCTGGACCGGATGAGCAAGGAGTCCCTGGGCACCTCGGGAGACCTCGCGGAGTTGTCCCGGGAGCGCTCCGGGCTGCCCCGGTAG
- a CDS encoding acetyl-CoA C-acetyltransferase: MAEAYIVGAVRTPVGTKKGALAGVHSADLGAHVLKSLVERTGIDPSAVEDVIMGCVMQVGMQTLDIARTAWLSAGLPESVPGVTIDRQCGSSQQSIHFAAQGVLSGTQDLVIAAGVENMAAVPMGASVPFTADGAVAGFPYGEGWGERYGKQEISQFRGAELMAEKWGLSREDLEAFALESNIRAGKAIEAGYFDREIAPIAGVERDQCARPDTTLEKMAGLKPLREGGVITAAVSSQIAVGASALLIASEEAVRTHGLTPRARIHTLALAGSDPVYMLTGPIPATEKALKKSGLKMDDIDVTEINEAFAPVVLGWQKELGADLAKVNPNGGAIALGHPLGATGGILMAKLLHELERTGGRYGLQTMCEGGGQANATIIERL; the protein is encoded by the coding sequence GTGGCCGAGGCGTACATCGTCGGAGCGGTCCGTACCCCCGTCGGGACCAAGAAGGGCGCGCTGGCCGGAGTCCACTCCGCCGACCTCGGCGCCCACGTGCTCAAGTCCCTCGTCGAGCGCACGGGCATCGACCCGTCCGCGGTCGAGGACGTCATCATGGGCTGTGTCATGCAGGTCGGCATGCAGACCCTCGACATCGCGCGCACCGCGTGGCTGTCCGCAGGCCTGCCCGAGAGCGTGCCCGGCGTCACCATCGACCGCCAGTGCGGCTCGTCGCAGCAGTCGATCCACTTCGCCGCGCAGGGTGTCCTGTCCGGCACCCAGGACCTGGTCATCGCGGCCGGCGTCGAGAACATGGCGGCCGTGCCCATGGGCGCGTCCGTGCCGTTCACCGCCGACGGCGCCGTCGCGGGCTTCCCGTACGGCGAGGGCTGGGGCGAGCGCTACGGCAAGCAGGAGATCTCCCAGTTCCGCGGTGCCGAGCTGATGGCCGAGAAGTGGGGCCTGTCCCGTGAGGACCTCGAGGCGTTCGCCCTCGAGTCCAACATCCGCGCGGGCAAGGCCATCGAGGCCGGCTACTTCGACCGCGAGATCGCCCCGATCGCGGGCGTCGAGCGCGACCAGTGCGCCCGCCCCGACACCACCCTCGAGAAGATGGCGGGCCTGAAGCCGCTGCGCGAGGGCGGCGTCATCACCGCGGCCGTCTCCTCCCAGATCGCGGTCGGCGCGTCCGCGCTGCTCATCGCCTCCGAAGAGGCCGTGCGCACCCACGGACTGACCCCGCGGGCCCGCATCCACACCCTCGCCCTCGCGGGCTCGGACCCGGTCTACATGCTGACCGGCCCGATCCCGGCGACCGAGAAGGCCCTCAAGAAGTCGGGCCTGAAGATGGACGACATCGACGTCACCGAGATCAACGAGGCGTTCGCCCCGGTCGTCCTCGGCTGGCAGAAGGAGCTCGGCGCCGACCTGGCCAAGGTGAACCCGAACGGCGGCGCGATCGCCCTCGGCCACCCGCTGGGCGCCACCGGCGGCATCCTCATGGCCAAGCTGCTGCACGAGCTGGAGCGCACCGGCGGCCGCTACGGCCTCCAGACGATGTGCGAGGGCGGCGGCCAGGCCAACGCCACCATCATCGAGCGCCTCTAG
- a CDS encoding IclR family transcriptional regulator gives MNETRRPTLIASVQRALHLLECISEHPSGAPAKQLARETTLPLATAYHLLRTLAHEGYIVKLPDGAWVMGERVGELHGKGHGQVVLSRVRPILDALRKTLGAAAYLAVHEEDRIRLIDIADSPRTPRVDEWVRFDESAHATAIGKCLLGQLDDEHRRDYLARHPLVSLTRNTITERARLEHALTLDGLSVDREEYALGTGCAAVPVTDAQGVVVGALGVSCRPQRLGRVAADAAVLRSAAAQVGRALTLA, from the coding sequence ATGAACGAGACACGCAGACCCACGTTGATCGCGTCGGTTCAGCGCGCGCTCCATCTTCTGGAGTGCATCTCCGAGCATCCCTCCGGGGCGCCGGCCAAGCAGCTCGCCCGCGAGACCACGCTGCCGCTCGCGACGGCCTACCACCTGCTGCGCACGCTCGCCCATGAGGGCTACATCGTCAAGCTGCCCGACGGGGCCTGGGTCATGGGGGAGCGGGTCGGCGAACTGCACGGCAAAGGCCACGGCCAGGTCGTGCTGAGCCGGGTCCGCCCGATCCTCGACGCGCTGCGCAAGACCCTCGGGGCGGCCGCCTACCTCGCCGTGCACGAGGAGGACCGCATCCGGCTCATCGACATCGCCGACTCGCCGCGCACCCCGCGCGTCGACGAGTGGGTCCGCTTCGACGAGTCGGCGCACGCCACCGCGATCGGCAAGTGCCTGCTCGGCCAGCTCGACGACGAGCACCGCCGCGACTACCTCGCGCGCCACCCGCTGGTGTCGCTGACCCGCAACACCATCACCGAGCGCGCCAGGCTGGAGCACGCCCTCACCCTGGACGGCCTGTCGGTCGACCGCGAGGAGTACGCGCTCGGCACGGGCTGCGCCGCGGTGCCCGTCACCGACGCCCAGGGCGTCGTGGTCGGCGCGCTGGGCGTGTCGTGCCGGCCCCAGCGGCTCGGCCGGGTCGCCGCCGACGCGGCGGTCCTGCGCAGCGCGGCCGCGCAAGTCGGGCGCGCGCTCACGCTCGCCTGA
- a CDS encoding class I SAM-dependent methyltransferase, giving the protein MSENIQPVQPAAGEGALENHLGGDEARNYRKYEYDMVAPHVGRSLLEIGSGLGHFSEQFAGRLDYLAVSDNDPYCVEQLTKRYADDGAVEVLSLALPAKVEIRQKVDTVVMMNVLEHIAEDVQALKDLAAVVEPGGRIVIWVPGYMQLYGDFDRKVGHVTRYTPKTLGATIAGAGLEAEVLKPINFLGGIAWWAAVRRGGVGYPDPRLVKIYDRTVIPTTRFIERLVRPPFGQTVFAVARVPG; this is encoded by the coding sequence GTGTCCGAGAACATCCAGCCGGTCCAGCCCGCCGCGGGCGAAGGCGCCCTCGAGAACCACCTGGGCGGGGACGAGGCGCGCAACTACCGCAAGTACGAATACGACATGGTCGCGCCGCACGTCGGACGGTCGCTGCTGGAGATCGGGTCGGGACTCGGCCACTTCTCCGAGCAGTTCGCCGGACGGCTCGACTACCTCGCCGTGAGCGACAACGACCCGTACTGCGTCGAGCAGCTGACCAAGCGGTACGCCGACGACGGCGCCGTGGAGGTGCTCTCGCTGGCGCTCCCGGCCAAGGTCGAGATCCGCCAGAAGGTCGACACCGTCGTGATGATGAACGTCCTCGAGCACATCGCCGAGGACGTCCAGGCGCTCAAGGACCTCGCCGCGGTCGTCGAGCCCGGTGGCCGCATCGTCATCTGGGTGCCCGGCTACATGCAGCTGTACGGGGACTTCGACCGCAAGGTCGGCCACGTCACCCGGTACACCCCCAAGACGCTCGGCGCGACCATCGCCGGGGCCGGTCTGGAGGCCGAGGTGCTGAAGCCGATCAACTTCCTCGGCGGCATCGCCTGGTGGGCCGCGGTCCGCCGCGGCGGCGTCGGCTACCCCGACCCGCGCCTGGTCAAGATCTACGACCGGACGGTGATCCCCACCACCCGGTTCATCGAACGGCTGGTCCGGCCCCCGTTCGGGCAGACCGTCTTCGCGGTCGCCCGCGTCCCGGGATGA